From the genome of Nicotiana sylvestris chromosome 2, ASM39365v2, whole genome shotgun sequence, one region includes:
- the LOC104223229 gene encoding uncharacterized protein isoform X6: MAPKNLSFKIILGSSSMARRKILADMGYDFTVMTADIDEKSIRKENAEELVVALAEAKADAIMSRLETTDHLEENTHPTLLITADTVAVYQGIIREKPSSKEEARQFIKRSIGNNLSTCTRLLWWSSHGCGICCGDQPHKGDKKRSLGKVRVQVYFHEIPDEVIDSLIEEGIILNVAGGLMLEHPLTLPFVDTVIGTADHVMGLPRSLTEKLIQEAL; the protein is encoded by the exons ATGGCTCCGAAGAACTTGTCCTTCAAG ATAATCCTGGGTTCTTCCTCCATGGCACGTCGGAAAATTCTAGCTGACATGGGTTATGATTTTACAGTTATG ACTGCTGACATTGACGAAAAGAGCATTAGGAAGGAAAATGCTGAGGAATTAGTGGTAGCTCTAGCAGAAGCAAAG GCAGATGCTATTATGTCAAGGCTTGAAACAACTGATCATTTGGAGGAAAATACTCATCCCACTCTCTTGATTACTGCAGACACA GTGGCGGTGTACCAAGGAATTATTAGAGAAAAGCCGTCAAGTAAGGAAGAAGCGCGCCAATTCATCAAAA ggtctatcggaaacaacctctctacctgcacaag GCTACTCTGGTGGTCAAGCCACGGTTGTGGGATCTGTTGTGGTGACCAACCTCACAAAGGGGATAAGAAAAGGAGCTTGGGAAAGGTCAGAG TGCAGGTATATTTCCATGAGATACCTGATGAGGTCATTGATAGCCTG ATTGAGGAAGGAATAATACTTAATGTTGCTGGTGGTTTAATGCTTGAACATCCACTGACGTTGCCCTTTGTTGATACTGTG ATTGGAACTGCTGATCATGTCATGGGACTCCCAAGAAGTCTCACTGAAAAGCTTATTCAAGAAGCACTCTAG
- the LOC104223229 gene encoding uncharacterized protein isoform X5 has translation MAPKNLSFKIILGSSSMARRKILADMGYDFTVMTADIDEKSIRKENAEELVVALAEAKADAIMSRLETTDHLEENTHPTLLITADTIFLAISYLHLLVSRWRCTKELLEKSRQVRKKRANSSKGLSETTSLPAQGYSGGQATVVGSVVVTNLTKGIRKGAWERSEVYFHEIPDEVIDSLIEEGIILNVAGGLMLEHPLTLPFVDTVIGTADHVMGLPRSLTEKLIQEAL, from the exons ATGGCTCCGAAGAACTTGTCCTTCAAG ATAATCCTGGGTTCTTCCTCCATGGCACGTCGGAAAATTCTAGCTGACATGGGTTATGATTTTACAGTTATG ACTGCTGACATTGACGAAAAGAGCATTAGGAAGGAAAATGCTGAGGAATTAGTGGTAGCTCTAGCAGAAGCAAAG GCAGATGCTATTATGTCAAGGCTTGAAACAACTGATCATTTGGAGGAAAATACTCATCCCACTCTCTTGATTACTGCAGACACA ATCTTTTTGGCTATATCTTACCTACATCTATTGGTATCGAGGTGGCGGTGTACCAAGGAATTATTAGAGAAAAGCCGTCAAGTAAGGAAGAAGCGCGCCAATTCATCAAAA ggtctatcggaaacaacctctctacctgcacaag GCTACTCTGGTGGTCAAGCCACGGTTGTGGGATCTGTTGTGGTGACCAACCTCACAAAGGGGATAAGAAAAGGAGCTTGGGAAAGGTCAGAG GTATATTTCCATGAGATACCTGATGAGGTCATTGATAGCCTG ATTGAGGAAGGAATAATACTTAATGTTGCTGGTGGTTTAATGCTTGAACATCCACTGACGTTGCCCTTTGTTGATACTGTG ATTGGAACTGCTGATCATGTCATGGGACTCCCAAGAAGTCTCACTGAAAAGCTTATTCAAGAAGCACTCTAG
- the LOC104223229 gene encoding uncharacterized protein isoform X3: MAPKNLSFKIILGSSSMARRKILADMGYDFTVMTADIDEKSIRKENAEELVVALAEAKADAIMSRLETTDHLEENTHPTLLITADTVCLFLHIAREYFKYHDLFGYILPTSIGIEVAVYQGIIREKPSSKEEARQFIKSYSGGQATVVGSVVVTNLTKGIRKGAWERSEVYFHEIPDEVIDSLIEEGIILNVAGGLMLEHPLTLPFVDTVIGTADHVMGLPRSLTEKLIQEAL; encoded by the exons ATGGCTCCGAAGAACTTGTCCTTCAAG ATAATCCTGGGTTCTTCCTCCATGGCACGTCGGAAAATTCTAGCTGACATGGGTTATGATTTTACAGTTATG ACTGCTGACATTGACGAAAAGAGCATTAGGAAGGAAAATGCTGAGGAATTAGTGGTAGCTCTAGCAGAAGCAAAG GCAGATGCTATTATGTCAAGGCTTGAAACAACTGATCATTTGGAGGAAAATACTCATCCCACTCTCTTGATTACTGCAGACACAGTATGTTTATTTCTCCACATTGCTAGGGAATACTTCAAGTACCATG ATCTTTTTGGCTATATCTTACCTACATCTATTGGTATCGAGGTGGCGGTGTACCAAGGAATTATTAGAGAAAAGCCGTCAAGTAAGGAAGAAGCGCGCCAATTCATCAAAA GCTACTCTGGTGGTCAAGCCACGGTTGTGGGATCTGTTGTGGTGACCAACCTCACAAAGGGGATAAGAAAAGGAGCTTGGGAAAGGTCAGAG GTATATTTCCATGAGATACCTGATGAGGTCATTGATAGCCTG ATTGAGGAAGGAATAATACTTAATGTTGCTGGTGGTTTAATGCTTGAACATCCACTGACGTTGCCCTTTGTTGATACTGTG ATTGGAACTGCTGATCATGTCATGGGACTCCCAAGAAGTCTCACTGAAAAGCTTATTCAAGAAGCACTCTAG
- the LOC104223229 gene encoding uncharacterized protein isoform X2, protein MAPKNLSFKIILGSSSMARRKILADMGYDFTVMTADIDEKSIRKENAEELVVALAEAKADAIMSRLETTDHLEENTHPTLLITADTVCLFLHIAREYFKYHDLFGYILPTSIGIEVAVYQGIIREKPSSKEEARQFIKRSIGNNLSTCTRLLWWSSHGCGICCGDQPHKGDKKRSLGKVYFHEIPDEVIDSLIEEGIILNVAGGLMLEHPLTLPFVDTVIGTADHVMGLPRSLTEKLIQEAL, encoded by the exons ATGGCTCCGAAGAACTTGTCCTTCAAG ATAATCCTGGGTTCTTCCTCCATGGCACGTCGGAAAATTCTAGCTGACATGGGTTATGATTTTACAGTTATG ACTGCTGACATTGACGAAAAGAGCATTAGGAAGGAAAATGCTGAGGAATTAGTGGTAGCTCTAGCAGAAGCAAAG GCAGATGCTATTATGTCAAGGCTTGAAACAACTGATCATTTGGAGGAAAATACTCATCCCACTCTCTTGATTACTGCAGACACAGTATGTTTATTTCTCCACATTGCTAGGGAATACTTCAAGTACCATG ATCTTTTTGGCTATATCTTACCTACATCTATTGGTATCGAGGTGGCGGTGTACCAAGGAATTATTAGAGAAAAGCCGTCAAGTAAGGAAGAAGCGCGCCAATTCATCAAAA ggtctatcggaaacaacctctctacctgcacaag GCTACTCTGGTGGTCAAGCCACGGTTGTGGGATCTGTTGTGGTGACCAACCTCACAAAGGGGATAAGAAAAGGAGCTTGGGAAAG GTATATTTCCATGAGATACCTGATGAGGTCATTGATAGCCTG ATTGAGGAAGGAATAATACTTAATGTTGCTGGTGGTTTAATGCTTGAACATCCACTGACGTTGCCCTTTGTTGATACTGTG ATTGGAACTGCTGATCATGTCATGGGACTCCCAAGAAGTCTCACTGAAAAGCTTATTCAAGAAGCACTCTAG
- the LOC104223229 gene encoding uncharacterized protein isoform X7 codes for MAPKNLSFKIILGSSSMARRKILADMGYDFTVMTADIDEKSIRKENAEELVVALAEAKADAIMSRLETTDHLEENTHPTLLITADTVAVYQGIIREKPSSKEEARQFIKSYSGGQATVVGSVVVTNLTKGIRKGAWERSEVYFHEIPDEVIDSLIEEGIILNVAGGLMLEHPLTLPFVDTVIGTADHVMGLPRSLTEKLIQEAL; via the exons ATGGCTCCGAAGAACTTGTCCTTCAAG ATAATCCTGGGTTCTTCCTCCATGGCACGTCGGAAAATTCTAGCTGACATGGGTTATGATTTTACAGTTATG ACTGCTGACATTGACGAAAAGAGCATTAGGAAGGAAAATGCTGAGGAATTAGTGGTAGCTCTAGCAGAAGCAAAG GCAGATGCTATTATGTCAAGGCTTGAAACAACTGATCATTTGGAGGAAAATACTCATCCCACTCTCTTGATTACTGCAGACACA GTGGCGGTGTACCAAGGAATTATTAGAGAAAAGCCGTCAAGTAAGGAAGAAGCGCGCCAATTCATCAAAA GCTACTCTGGTGGTCAAGCCACGGTTGTGGGATCTGTTGTGGTGACCAACCTCACAAAGGGGATAAGAAAAGGAGCTTGGGAAAGGTCAGAG GTATATTTCCATGAGATACCTGATGAGGTCATTGATAGCCTG ATTGAGGAAGGAATAATACTTAATGTTGCTGGTGGTTTAATGCTTGAACATCCACTGACGTTGCCCTTTGTTGATACTGTG ATTGGAACTGCTGATCATGTCATGGGACTCCCAAGAAGTCTCACTGAAAAGCTTATTCAAGAAGCACTCTAG
- the LOC104223229 gene encoding uncharacterized protein isoform X4, with protein sequence MAPKNLSFKIILGSSSMARRKILADMGYDFTVMTADIDEKSIRKENAEELVVALAEAKADAIMSRLETTDHLEENTHPTLLITADTIFLAISYLHLLVSRWRCTKELLEKSRQVRKKRANSSKGLSETTSLPAQGKGYSGGQATVVGSVVVTNLTKGIRKGAWERSEVYFHEIPDEVIDSLIEEGIILNVAGGLMLEHPLTLPFVDTVIGTADHVMGLPRSLTEKLIQEAL encoded by the exons ATGGCTCCGAAGAACTTGTCCTTCAAG ATAATCCTGGGTTCTTCCTCCATGGCACGTCGGAAAATTCTAGCTGACATGGGTTATGATTTTACAGTTATG ACTGCTGACATTGACGAAAAGAGCATTAGGAAGGAAAATGCTGAGGAATTAGTGGTAGCTCTAGCAGAAGCAAAG GCAGATGCTATTATGTCAAGGCTTGAAACAACTGATCATTTGGAGGAAAATACTCATCCCACTCTCTTGATTACTGCAGACACA ATCTTTTTGGCTATATCTTACCTACATCTATTGGTATCGAGGTGGCGGTGTACCAAGGAATTATTAGAGAAAAGCCGTCAAGTAAGGAAGAAGCGCGCCAATTCATCAAAA ggtctatcggaaacaacctctctacctgcacaaggtaagg GCTACTCTGGTGGTCAAGCCACGGTTGTGGGATCTGTTGTGGTGACCAACCTCACAAAGGGGATAAGAAAAGGAGCTTGGGAAAGGTCAGAG GTATATTTCCATGAGATACCTGATGAGGTCATTGATAGCCTG ATTGAGGAAGGAATAATACTTAATGTTGCTGGTGGTTTAATGCTTGAACATCCACTGACGTTGCCCTTTGTTGATACTGTG ATTGGAACTGCTGATCATGTCATGGGACTCCCAAGAAGTCTCACTGAAAAGCTTATTCAAGAAGCACTCTAG
- the LOC104223229 gene encoding uncharacterized protein isoform X1 has product MAPKNLSFKIILGSSSMARRKILADMGYDFTVMTADIDEKSIRKENAEELVVALAEAKADAIMSRLETTDHLEENTHPTLLITADTVCLFLHIAREYFKYHDLFGYILPTSIGIEVAVYQGIIREKPSSKEEARQFIKRSIGNNLSTCTRLLWWSSHGCGICCGDQPHKGDKKRSLGKVRVQVYFHEIPDEVIDSLIEEGIILNVAGGLMLEHPLTLPFVDTVIGTADHVMGLPRSLTEKLIQEAL; this is encoded by the exons ATGGCTCCGAAGAACTTGTCCTTCAAG ATAATCCTGGGTTCTTCCTCCATGGCACGTCGGAAAATTCTAGCTGACATGGGTTATGATTTTACAGTTATG ACTGCTGACATTGACGAAAAGAGCATTAGGAAGGAAAATGCTGAGGAATTAGTGGTAGCTCTAGCAGAAGCAAAG GCAGATGCTATTATGTCAAGGCTTGAAACAACTGATCATTTGGAGGAAAATACTCATCCCACTCTCTTGATTACTGCAGACACAGTATGTTTATTTCTCCACATTGCTAGGGAATACTTCAAGTACCATG ATCTTTTTGGCTATATCTTACCTACATCTATTGGTATCGAGGTGGCGGTGTACCAAGGAATTATTAGAGAAAAGCCGTCAAGTAAGGAAGAAGCGCGCCAATTCATCAAAA ggtctatcggaaacaacctctctacctgcacaag GCTACTCTGGTGGTCAAGCCACGGTTGTGGGATCTGTTGTGGTGACCAACCTCACAAAGGGGATAAGAAAAGGAGCTTGGGAAAGGTCAGAG TGCAGGTATATTTCCATGAGATACCTGATGAGGTCATTGATAGCCTG ATTGAGGAAGGAATAATACTTAATGTTGCTGGTGGTTTAATGCTTGAACATCCACTGACGTTGCCCTTTGTTGATACTGTG ATTGGAACTGCTGATCATGTCATGGGACTCCCAAGAAGTCTCACTGAAAAGCTTATTCAAGAAGCACTCTAG
- the LOC104223229 gene encoding uncharacterized protein isoform X11, translating to MSRLETTDHLEENTHPTLLITADTVCLFLHIAREYFKYHDLFGYILPTSIGIEVAVYQGIIREKPSSKEEARQFIKRSIGNNLSTCTRLLWWSSHGCGICCGDQPHKGDKKRSLGKVRVQVYFHEIPDEVIDSLIEEGIILNVAGGLMLEHPLTLPFVDTVIGTADHVMGLPRSLTEKLIQEAL from the exons ATGTCAAGGCTTGAAACAACTGATCATTTGGAGGAAAATACTCATCCCACTCTCTTGATTACTGCAGACACAGTATGTTTATTTCTCCACATTGCTAGGGAATACTTCAAGTACCATG ATCTTTTTGGCTATATCTTACCTACATCTATTGGTATCGAGGTGGCGGTGTACCAAGGAATTATTAGAGAAAAGCCGTCAAGTAAGGAAGAAGCGCGCCAATTCATCAAAA ggtctatcggaaacaacctctctacctgcacaag GCTACTCTGGTGGTCAAGCCACGGTTGTGGGATCTGTTGTGGTGACCAACCTCACAAAGGGGATAAGAAAAGGAGCTTGGGAAAGGTCAGAG TGCAGGTATATTTCCATGAGATACCTGATGAGGTCATTGATAGCCTG ATTGAGGAAGGAATAATACTTAATGTTGCTGGTGGTTTAATGCTTGAACATCCACTGACGTTGCCCTTTGTTGATACTGTG ATTGGAACTGCTGATCATGTCATGGGACTCCCAAGAAGTCTCACTGAAAAGCTTATTCAAGAAGCACTCTAG
- the LOC104223229 gene encoding uncharacterized protein isoform X12: protein MAPKNLSFKIILGSSSMARRKILADMGYDFTVMTADIDEKSIRKENAEELVVALAEAKADAIMSRLETTDHLEENTHPTLLITADTVCLFLHIAREYFKYHDLFGYILPTSIGIEVAVYQGIIREKPSSKEEARQFIKSYSGGQATVVGSVVVTNLTKGIRKGAWERYISMRYLMRSLIA from the exons ATGGCTCCGAAGAACTTGTCCTTCAAG ATAATCCTGGGTTCTTCCTCCATGGCACGTCGGAAAATTCTAGCTGACATGGGTTATGATTTTACAGTTATG ACTGCTGACATTGACGAAAAGAGCATTAGGAAGGAAAATGCTGAGGAATTAGTGGTAGCTCTAGCAGAAGCAAAG GCAGATGCTATTATGTCAAGGCTTGAAACAACTGATCATTTGGAGGAAAATACTCATCCCACTCTCTTGATTACTGCAGACACAGTATGTTTATTTCTCCACATTGCTAGGGAATACTTCAAGTACCATG ATCTTTTTGGCTATATCTTACCTACATCTATTGGTATCGAGGTGGCGGTGTACCAAGGAATTATTAGAGAAAAGCCGTCAAGTAAGGAAGAAGCGCGCCAATTCATCAAAA GCTACTCTGGTGGTCAAGCCACGGTTGTGGGATCTGTTGTGGTGACCAACCTCACAAAGGGGATAAGAAAAGGAGCTTGGGAAAG GTATATTTCCATGAGATACCTGATGAGGTCATTGATAGCCTG A
- the LOC104223229 gene encoding uncharacterized protein isoform X8 — protein sequence MAPKNLSFKIILGSSSMARRKILADMGYDFTVMTADIDEKSIRKENAEELVVALAEAKADAIMSRLETTDHLEENTHPTLLITADTVCLFLHIAREYFKYHDLFGYILPTSIGIEVAVYQGIIREKPSSKEEARQFIKRSIGNNLSTCTRLLWWSSHGCGICCGDQPHKGDKKRSLGKCRYISMRYLMRSLIA from the exons ATGGCTCCGAAGAACTTGTCCTTCAAG ATAATCCTGGGTTCTTCCTCCATGGCACGTCGGAAAATTCTAGCTGACATGGGTTATGATTTTACAGTTATG ACTGCTGACATTGACGAAAAGAGCATTAGGAAGGAAAATGCTGAGGAATTAGTGGTAGCTCTAGCAGAAGCAAAG GCAGATGCTATTATGTCAAGGCTTGAAACAACTGATCATTTGGAGGAAAATACTCATCCCACTCTCTTGATTACTGCAGACACAGTATGTTTATTTCTCCACATTGCTAGGGAATACTTCAAGTACCATG ATCTTTTTGGCTATATCTTACCTACATCTATTGGTATCGAGGTGGCGGTGTACCAAGGAATTATTAGAGAAAAGCCGTCAAGTAAGGAAGAAGCGCGCCAATTCATCAAAA ggtctatcggaaacaacctctctacctgcacaag GCTACTCTGGTGGTCAAGCCACGGTTGTGGGATCTGTTGTGGTGACCAACCTCACAAAGGGGATAAGAAAAGGAGCTTGGGAAAG TGCAGGTATATTTCCATGAGATACCTGATGAGGTCATTGATAGCCTG A
- the LOC104223229 gene encoding uncharacterized protein isoform X10, protein MAPKNLSFKIILGSSSMARRKILADMGYDFTVMTADIDEKSIRKENAEELVVALAEAKADAIMSRLETTDHLEENTHPTLLITADTVCLFLHIAREYFKYHDLFGYILPTSIGIEVAVYQGIIREKPSSKEEARQFIKSYSGGQATVVGSVVVTNLTKGIRKGAWERSECRYISMRYLMRSLIA, encoded by the exons ATGGCTCCGAAGAACTTGTCCTTCAAG ATAATCCTGGGTTCTTCCTCCATGGCACGTCGGAAAATTCTAGCTGACATGGGTTATGATTTTACAGTTATG ACTGCTGACATTGACGAAAAGAGCATTAGGAAGGAAAATGCTGAGGAATTAGTGGTAGCTCTAGCAGAAGCAAAG GCAGATGCTATTATGTCAAGGCTTGAAACAACTGATCATTTGGAGGAAAATACTCATCCCACTCTCTTGATTACTGCAGACACAGTATGTTTATTTCTCCACATTGCTAGGGAATACTTCAAGTACCATG ATCTTTTTGGCTATATCTTACCTACATCTATTGGTATCGAGGTGGCGGTGTACCAAGGAATTATTAGAGAAAAGCCGTCAAGTAAGGAAGAAGCGCGCCAATTCATCAAAA GCTACTCTGGTGGTCAAGCCACGGTTGTGGGATCTGTTGTGGTGACCAACCTCACAAAGGGGATAAGAAAAGGAGCTTGGGAAAGGTCAGAG TGCAGGTATATTTCCATGAGATACCTGATGAGGTCATTGATAGCCTG A
- the LOC104223229 gene encoding uncharacterized protein isoform X9 gives MAPKNLSFKIILGSSSMARRKILADMGYDFTVMTADIDEKSIRKENAEELVVALAEAKADAIMSRLETTDHLEENTHPTLLITADTVCLFLHIAREYFKYHDLFGYILPTSIGIEVAVYQGIIREKPSSKEEARQFIKRSIGNNLSTCTRLLWWSSHGCGICCGDQPHKGDKKRSLGKVRGIFP, from the exons ATGGCTCCGAAGAACTTGTCCTTCAAG ATAATCCTGGGTTCTTCCTCCATGGCACGTCGGAAAATTCTAGCTGACATGGGTTATGATTTTACAGTTATG ACTGCTGACATTGACGAAAAGAGCATTAGGAAGGAAAATGCTGAGGAATTAGTGGTAGCTCTAGCAGAAGCAAAG GCAGATGCTATTATGTCAAGGCTTGAAACAACTGATCATTTGGAGGAAAATACTCATCCCACTCTCTTGATTACTGCAGACACAGTATGTTTATTTCTCCACATTGCTAGGGAATACTTCAAGTACCATG ATCTTTTTGGCTATATCTTACCTACATCTATTGGTATCGAGGTGGCGGTGTACCAAGGAATTATTAGAGAAAAGCCGTCAAGTAAGGAAGAAGCGCGCCAATTCATCAAAA ggtctatcggaaacaacctctctacctgcacaag GCTACTCTGGTGGTCAAGCCACGGTTGTGGGATCTGTTGTGGTGACCAACCTCACAAAGGGGATAAGAAAAGGAGCTTGGGAAAGGTCAGAG GTATATTTCCATGA
- the LOC138885191 gene encoding uncharacterized protein, which produces MGQAREFLFLNSKDDPLQTKISINITWHAPQKYWYKLNIDGAYKNGAKNLGLGGVFTDHIGTWIIGFQRQHTTISPLHTELQAIYDGLLLAIKFKLFPLEVETDSTEAINAIQRDHLVCSNIVHACRSLMHQQKDLRFRHNFRKGNHVAHLRTKDATINNFKQFSLDNPKLHAIPPLFVKQQLTMEQNGACLFAKSLPTTACNMLRTLGNQNIACDNPSMCGNFSTTCNKVNDF; this is translated from the coding sequence ATGGGTCAAGCTAGGGAATTCCTCTTTCTAAATTCCAAAGATGATCCTCTTCAAACAAAAATATCAATTAACATAACTTGGCATGCTCCCCAAAAATATTGGTATAAACTAAACATTGATGGTGCATACAAAAATGGTGCAAAAAACTTAGGATTAGGTGGAGTGTTCACAGATCATATAGGTACGTGGATCATTGGCTTCCAAAGACAACATACTACGATTTCTCCGTTACATACTGAATTACAGGCAATATACGATGGACTCCTACTAGCAATAAAATTCAAGCTCTTTCCCCTTGAAGTGGAAACTGACTCAACAGAAGCCATCAATGCAATACAGCGGGATCATTTAGTTTGTTCTAATATTGTTCATGCATGCAGATCTTTAATGCACCAGCAGAAGGACCTTCGATTTCGACATAACTTTCGTAAAGGCAACCATGTGGCGCATCTCCGAACTAAAGACGCCACCATAAATAACTTCAAGCAGTTTAGTTTGGACAACCCAAAACTCCATGCAATCCCACCTCTTTTTGTGAAGCAACAACTAACGATGGAACAAAATGGAGCCTGTCTTTTTGCAAAATCTTTACCAACTACTGCTTGTAATATGCTTAGaaccttaggtaatcaaaatatTGCTTGTGATAATCCATCAATGTGTGGAAACTTTTCAACTACTTGTAACAAGGTAAACGATTTCTAG
- the LOC104247357 gene encoding phosphatidylinositol transfer protein PDR16-like isoform X1, with the protein MRPGKQNTSSPEGNIRHLVYLLENAIFNLPEGQEQMSWLIDFNICSLNTNISVKTARDVIYLLHPERVAIVVLYSPPRFFEAFWKVVKYLIDAKTFAKIKFVYPNNKESTELMKIFFDAENLPREFGEKATLNYDHEEFSRLMAKKMLKLLNFGALTICHPIQMAMDAPKQQK; encoded by the exons ATGAGACCTGGGAAACAG AATACATCATCTCCAGAAGGTAACATTCGTCATCTAGTCTATCTGTTGGAGAATGCTATCTTTAACCTACCAGAAGGCCAAGAACAAATGTCTTGGTTGATTGACTTCAACATATGCTCATTAAACACCAACATTTCCGTTAAAACTGCTCGTGATGTCATTTACCTTTTGCACCCCGAGAGGGTTGCTATAGTTGTTCTTTATAGTCCGCCTAGATTTTTCGAGGCATTTTGGAAG GTTGTAAAATATTTAATTGATGCAAAAACATTTGCGAAGATAAAGTTTGTGTATCCGAATAACAAAGAGAGCACGGAGTTGATGAAGATATTTTTCGATGCTGAGAATCTTCCAAGAGAATTTGGGGAGAAAGCTACATTGAATTACGATCATGAAGAATTTTCAAGATTGATGGCTAAGAAGATGTTAAAACTGCTAAATTTTGGGGCTTTGACGATTTGCCATCCCATACAAATGGCAATGGACGCTCCAAAGCAGCAGAAGTAA
- the LOC104247357 gene encoding uncharacterized protein isoform X2, with product MFRRKLCPTSQANDSASRDAKVSQLRAALGPLCGRSLQFCTDACLRRYLEARNWKLDKAKKMLEDTLKWRSTYNPEEIRWVVKYLIDAKTFAKIKFVYPNNKESTELMKIFFDAENLPREFGEKATLNYDHEEFSRLMAKKMLKLLNFGALTICHPIQMAMDAPKQQK from the exons ATGTTTCGGAGAAAGCTTTGCCCCACGAGTCAGGCAAATGATTCTGCTAGCCGTGATGCAAAG GTTAGCCAGTTAAGGGCTGCTCTTGGACCTCTATGTGGACGTAGCTTACAGTTCTGCACCGATGCGTGTCTGAGGCGATACTTAGAAGCACGAAACTGGAAACTTGACAAGGCAAAGAAAATGCTTGAAGACACTCTCAAGTGGAGATCTACCTATAACCCTGAAGAAATTCGATGG GTTGTAAAATATTTAATTGATGCAAAAACATTTGCGAAGATAAAGTTTGTGTATCCGAATAACAAAGAGAGCACGGAGTTGATGAAGATATTTTTCGATGCTGAGAATCTTCCAAGAGAATTTGGGGAGAAAGCTACATTGAATTACGATCATGAAGAATTTTCAAGATTGATGGCTAAGAAGATGTTAAAACTGCTAAATTTTGGGGCTTTGACGATTTGCCATCCCATACAAATGGCAATGGACGCTCCAAAGCAGCAGAAGTAA